From Cellvibrio zantedeschiae, the proteins below share one genomic window:
- a CDS encoding HAMP domain-containing protein yields the protein MDTTVEFDNELDSKVLLHVLTALKRGDFSARMPADLTGMAGKIADTLNEIIESNELLSRGITDVSRVVGREGRLTQRAVIPSMVGGWATIVKSVNTLIDDLVRPTTEMARVIGAVAKGDLSQTMELDVDGRPLKGQFLRAASTANTMVEQLSSFASEVTRVAREVGTEGKLGGQANVPGVAGTWKDLTDSVNSMAGNLTSQVRNIADVTTAVANGDLSKKITVDVRGEILQLKDTINTMVDQLRSFASEVTRVAREVGTEGKLGGQAYVPGVGGTWKDLTDNVNFMASNLTGQVRNIAEVTTAVANGDLSKKITVDVKGEILQLKDTINVMVDQLSSFASEVTRVAREVGTEGKLGGQAQVKGVAGTWKDLTDSVNSMAGNLTSQVRNIADVTTAVATGDLSKKITVDVKGEILELKNTINVMVDQLSSFASEVTRVAREVGTEGKLGGQAQVKGVGGTWKDLTDNVNFMASNLTGQVRNIAEVTTAVARGDLSKKITVDVKGEILELKDTINVMVDQLSSFASEVTRVAREVGTEGKLGGQANVSGVAGTWKDLTDSVNSMAGNLTGQVRNIAEVTTAVANGDLSKKITVDVKGEIFELKNTINVMVDQLNSFASEVTRVAREVGTEGKLGGQANVLGVAGTWKDLTDSVNSMAGNLTGQVRNIAEVTTAVANGDLSKKITVDVKGEILELKNTINIMVDQLNSFASEVTRVAREVGTEGKLGGQAQVRGVGGTWKDLTDNVNFMASNLTGQVRNIADVTTAVAKGDLSKKITADAKGEILELKDTINVMVDQLSSFASEVTRVAREVGTEGKLGGQANVLGVAGTWKDLTDSVNSMAGNLTGQVRNIADVTTAVANGDLSKKITVDVKGEILELKNTINIMVDQLNSFASEVTRVAREVGTEGKLGGQAQVKGVGGTWKDLTDNVNFMASNLTGQVRNIADVTTAVAKGDLSRKITADAKGEILELKDTINVMVDQLSSFASEVTRVAREVGTEGKLGGQANVSGVAGTWKDLTDSVNSMAGNLTSQVRNIADVTTAVANGDLSKKISADAKGEILQLKDTINTMVDQLRSFASEVTRVAREVGTEGRLGGQANVPGASGTWKDLTDNVNFMASNLTGQVRNIAAVTTAVARGDLSKKITVDVKGEILELKNTINVMVDQLSSFASEVTRVAREVGTEGKLGGQAQVEGAAGTWKDLTDNVNFMAANLTAQVRGIAGVVTAVANGDLKKKLTVAAQGEIAALANTINEMTDTLAVFADQATTVAREVGVEGKLGGQASVPGAAGTWKDLTENVNQLAANLSTQVRAIAEVATAVTRGDLSRSIQVEARGEVSDLKDNINEMIRNLKETTQKNAQQDWLKTNLARFTRMLQGQRDLETVTSLILSELAPLVSAHHGVFYMMDGRNKDSRLRMIASYGYRSSRKLPTSFLPGEGLVGQCAIEKNRIWLTDVPVDYIQVSSGLGSSAPNNIVVIPILFESEVKAVIEIASLDRFTETHLSFLDQLMESIGAVLNTIEANSRTESLLTQSQSLAQELQQTNQELAEKARLLSEQNIEVERKNSEVEQAKMALEEKASQLALSSKYKSEFLANMSHELRTPLNSLLILAQQLSDNPSGNLSDKQVEFAKTIHGSGSDLLTLINDILDLSKIESGTVTLEISEYRFQAIRSYVERTFRHMAEAKQLEFQIDLANSLPPAMMTDTTRLQQILKNLLSNAFKFTSRGRVTLHIGLIRSGWTVDHPTLSQADAVLAFAVSDSGVGIPSDKLQLIFEAFQQADGSTARRYGGTGLGLSISRELARLLGGEIKVESEVDAGSTFTLFLPYHRASGKSDVLSQSNALYMPALPPNVIYTRSSNSETVIDAEYTSVQKSAIVPLSPDAEQNFDDRALIAEGDPAVLIVEDNSERAKMLLNAAREQNFKGIVTSSGDAVLTLARDYLPSAVMLGSQMDEANGYAILERLKRDPATRHIPVHIISRLAAEEVNSQDQERERSLTLGAISHLAEPITQESLQAEFQRIQRYLIRDKRSLLVVEDDEIQRNSIMELIGTEDVHIYAVGSGKEALKALGESHFDCVVLDLTLPDMNGFDVLEAMSEDEVMRDVPVVVYTAKDLNRKEITKLKRIAKTVVVKDARSPERLLNETSLFLHRAHASMPEQQRKMIDAIQEADGGLSGRSVLIVDDDLRNIFALSSVLERQNMKVSFAENGRDGIEVLQKDPSIEIVLMDIMMPEMDGYDTMRAIRKIPRFKSLPIITLTAKAMKGDKDKCIAAGASDYITKPVDVAQLLSLMRVWLH from the coding sequence ATGGATACGACTGTAGAGTTTGACAACGAGCTTGATAGCAAAGTCTTGTTGCACGTGCTCACGGCTCTAAAAAGAGGTGATTTTTCGGCGCGTATGCCTGCTGATTTGACCGGCATGGCAGGCAAGATTGCTGACACCTTGAATGAGATTATCGAATCTAACGAGCTCCTGTCCCGTGGTATTACCGATGTAAGCCGCGTGGTGGGCCGTGAAGGTCGCCTTACGCAGCGTGCGGTTATACCGTCCATGGTTGGCGGTTGGGCGACTATCGTTAAATCTGTAAATACCTTGATTGATGACCTTGTGCGCCCGACCACTGAAATGGCGCGGGTAATTGGTGCAGTGGCAAAAGGTGATTTGTCGCAAACCATGGAGTTGGATGTAGATGGTCGCCCATTGAAGGGGCAATTCTTACGCGCGGCATCTACCGCTAACACCATGGTGGAACAGCTTTCTTCATTTGCCTCGGAAGTAACCCGTGTGGCAAGGGAAGTAGGTACAGAAGGTAAGCTTGGCGGCCAGGCAAACGTGCCCGGCGTAGCGGGTACCTGGAAGGATTTGACTGACTCCGTAAACTCCATGGCCGGTAACCTCACATCGCAAGTACGTAATATTGCTGACGTAACCACAGCGGTGGCGAACGGCGACCTCTCTAAAAAAATCACCGTGGACGTGCGCGGCGAAATTCTCCAATTGAAAGACACCATCAATACCATGGTGGACCAGCTGCGTTCATTCGCATCCGAAGTAACCCGTGTGGCGCGTGAGGTAGGTACGGAAGGTAAGCTCGGCGGGCAAGCCTATGTACCGGGCGTGGGTGGTACCTGGAAGGACTTGACCGATAACGTGAACTTCATGGCATCTAACCTTACGGGGCAGGTGCGGAACATTGCCGAGGTAACCACGGCGGTGGCGAACGGCGACTTGTCCAAGAAAATTACGGTGGATGTAAAAGGTGAAATTCTCCAGCTCAAAGACACCATCAACGTGATGGTGGATCAGCTTTCCTCGTTTGCATCGGAAGTAACTCGTGTGGCGAGAGAGGTAGGTACCGAAGGTAAGTTGGGCGGTCAGGCGCAGGTAAAAGGTGTCGCGGGAACCTGGAAGGATTTGACCGACTCGGTGAACTCCATGGCCGGTAACCTCACATCGCAGGTGCGGAACATTGCTGACGTAACCACAGCGGTGGCGACGGGCGATCTCTCCAAAAAAATCACGGTGGACGTAAAAGGGGAAATCCTCGAATTGAAAAACACCATCAACGTGATGGTGGATCAGCTCTCGTCATTCGCGTCGGAAGTAACTCGTGTGGCGCGTGAGGTGGGTACGGAAGGTAAGCTCGGTGGCCAGGCTCAAGTAAAAGGCGTGGGTGGAACCTGGAAAGACTTGACCGATAACGTGAACTTTATGGCATCAAACCTGACGGGTCAGGTGCGGAACATCGCTGAGGTAACCACGGCGGTGGCGCGGGGCGATTTGTCCAAGAAAATTACGGTAGACGTAAAAGGCGAAATCCTTGAATTGAAAGACACCATCAACGTGATGGTGGATCAGCTGTCTTCGTTCGCGTCAGAGGTAACGCGGGTAGCGAGAGAGGTGGGTACCGAAGGTAAGCTCGGCGGCCAAGCTAACGTATCGGGCGTGGCCGGTACCTGGAAAGATTTGACCGACTCGGTGAACTCCATGGCTGGTAACTTGACGGGTCAGGTGCGGAACATCGCTGAAGTAACTACAGCGGTAGCGAATGGTGACTTGTCGAAGAAGATCACCGTGGACGTAAAGGGCGAGATTTTCGAACTCAAAAACACCATCAACGTGATGGTGGACCAGCTCAACTCCTTCGCATCGGAAGTAACCCGTGTGGCAAGGGAAGTGGGTACCGAAGGTAAGCTCGGCGGCCAGGCAAACGTACTTGGCGTTGCGGGCACCTGGAAAGACCTCACCGACTCGGTGAACTCCATGGCGGGTAACTTGACGGGTCAGGTGCGTAACATCGCCGAGGTAACGACTGCGGTGGCGAATGGCGACCTTTCCAAAAAAATCACGGTGGACGTAAAAGGCGAGATTCTCGAGCTCAAAAACACCATCAACATCATGGTGGACCAGCTCAACTCTTTCGCATCGGAAGTAACCCGTGTGGCGCGTGAGGTAGGTACTGAAGGTAAGCTCGGCGGCCAAGCGCAGGTGCGCGGCGTGGGTGGTACCTGGAAGGACTTGACCGATAACGTGAACTTCATGGCATCTAACCTGACTGGTCAGGTGCGGAACATTGCTGACGTTACAACAGCGGTAGCGAAAGGCGACCTCTCCAAGAAAATCACGGCGGACGCTAAAGGCGAAATTTTGGAGCTGAAAGACACTATCAACGTGATGGTGGATCAGCTCTCGTCGTTTGCATCGGAAGTAACCCGTGTGGCGAGGGAGGTGGGTACAGAAGGTAAGCTCGGCGGGCAAGCAAACGTACTCGGTGTTGCGGGGACGTGGAAAGACCTCACCGACTCGGTGAACTCCATGGCCGGTAACTTGACGGGTCAGGTGCGGAACATTGCGGATGTAACCACGGCGGTGGCGAACGGTGACCTCTCCAAAAAAATCACCGTGGACGTAAAAGGCGAAATTCTCGAACTGAAAAACACCATTAATATCATGGTGGACCAGCTCAACTCCTTCGCTTCGGAAGTAACCCGTGTGGCGCGTGAGGTGGGAACGGAAGGTAAGCTCGGCGGCCAGGCGCAAGTAAAAGGCGTGGGCGGAACCTGGAAAGATTTGACCGATAACGTGAACTTCATGGCTTCGAACCTGACCGGTCAGGTGCGTAACATCGCGGACGTAACTACCGCGGTGGCCAAGGGCGATTTGTCCAGAAAGATTACGGCGGATGCTAAAGGCGAAATTCTCGAACTCAAAGACACCATCAACGTGATGGTGGATCAGCTTTCCTCGTTCGCATCGGAAGTAACCCGTGTGGCAAGAGAGGTAGGTACCGAAGGTAAGCTCGGCGGCCAAGCAAACGTATCGGGTGTGGCGGGAACCTGGAAGGATTTGACCGACTCGGTGAACTCCATGGCCGGTAACCTCACCTCGCAAGTGCGTAACATTGCGGACGTAACCACGGCGGTGGCTAACGGTGACCTTTCCAAGAAAATTTCGGCTGACGCGAAAGGCGAAATTCTCCAGCTCAAAGACACGATTAACACCATGGTGGATCAGTTGCGTTCATTCGCATCGGAAGTAACCCGTGTGGCAAGAGAGGTAGGTACAGAAGGGCGCTTGGGCGGACAAGCAAACGTTCCCGGTGCATCGGGTACTTGGAAGGATTTGACCGATAACGTGAACTTCATGGCATCCAACCTGACGGGCCAGGTGCGTAACATCGCTGCAGTAACCACGGCGGTAGCGCGTGGTGACTTGTCCAAGAAAATTACGGTGGACGTAAAAGGCGAAATTCTCGAACTCAAAAACACCATCAACGTGATGGTGGATCAGCTCTCCTCGTTTGCGTCGGAAGTAACCCGTGTGGCGCGTGAGGTAGGTACCGAAGGTAAGCTCGGCGGACAGGCCCAGGTAGAAGGTGCTGCGGGTACCTGGAAAGATTTGACCGATAACGTGAACTTCATGGCGGCGAACTTGACCGCACAGGTGCGCGGTATCGCCGGGGTAGTAACCGCCGTAGCAAACGGCGACCTTAAGAAAAAACTGACCGTAGCAGCGCAAGGTGAAATTGCGGCGCTCGCTAACACAATCAACGAAATGACGGACACCCTAGCGGTATTCGCGGATCAGGCGACTACGGTAGCCCGTGAAGTGGGTGTGGAAGGTAAGCTCGGTGGACAGGCATCGGTGCCAGGTGCTGCCGGTACCTGGAAAGATTTGACTGAAAACGTAAACCAACTTGCGGCAAACTTATCAACGCAAGTACGTGCGATTGCAGAAGTGGCAACCGCGGTAACGCGCGGTGACTTGTCGCGGTCTATTCAGGTAGAAGCGCGCGGTGAAGTATCGGATCTGAAAGACAACATCAACGAGATGATCCGTAACCTAAAAGAAACCACGCAGAAAAACGCGCAACAAGACTGGCTTAAAACCAACCTCGCGCGTTTCACGCGTATGCTGCAAGGTCAGCGCGATTTGGAAACCGTAACTTCGCTTATTCTTTCTGAACTCGCTCCACTGGTAAGCGCGCACCACGGTGTGTTTTACATGATGGATGGCCGCAATAAAGATTCACGCCTGCGCATGATTGCGAGTTACGGTTATAGATCCAGCCGTAAGCTGCCAACATCGTTTTTACCTGGCGAAGGTCTTGTTGGGCAATGTGCGATAGAAAAAAATCGTATCTGGTTGACAGATGTTCCTGTTGACTACATTCAGGTTTCATCGGGGCTCGGTTCGTCAGCACCCAATAATATTGTTGTTATACCGATTTTGTTTGAGAGCGAAGTAAAAGCGGTTATTGAAATTGCATCGCTCGATCGTTTTACCGAAACCCACTTGTCATTCCTCGACCAATTGATGGAATCCATCGGTGCGGTTTTGAATACCATCGAAGCAAACAGCCGTACCGAAAGTTTGTTGACGCAATCTCAATCACTCGCACAAGAATTGCAACAAACCAACCAGGAGCTTGCAGAAAAAGCACGCTTGTTGTCTGAACAAAATATTGAGGTGGAACGCAAAAATAGCGAGGTGGAGCAAGCCAAAATGGCGCTGGAAGAAAAAGCCAGCCAGCTCGCGCTTTCATCAAAATATAAATCAGAATTCCTTGCAAACATGTCGCATGAGTTGCGTACACCGCTCAATAGCTTGCTAATTCTTGCGCAGCAATTAAGTGATAACCCGAGTGGAAACCTCTCCGATAAACAAGTGGAATTCGCCAAAACCATTCACGGTTCCGGTAGCGATTTGTTGACCCTGATTAACGATATTCTCGATTTGTCAAAAATCGAATCGGGTACAGTTACGCTGGAAATCAGCGAGTATCGCTTCCAAGCTATTCGCAGTTATGTGGAACGTACTTTCCGCCACATGGCAGAAGCCAAGCAGCTTGAATTCCAAATTGATCTCGCGAATTCCTTGCCACCAGCAATGATGACGGACACAACTCGGTTACAACAAATTTTGAAAAACCTATTGTCCAACGCGTTTAAATTTACATCGCGCGGAAGAGTTACCTTGCACATTGGTTTAATTCGCTCTGGTTGGACGGTGGATCACCCAACCTTATCGCAAGCAGATGCTGTGCTTGCGTTTGCGGTAAGCGATTCGGGCGTGGGTATTCCCAGTGATAAGTTGCAATTAATTTTCGAAGCATTCCAACAAGCTGACGGAAGTACCGCGCGTCGTTATGGTGGTACAGGTTTGGGCTTGTCAATTAGCCGTGAATTAGCGCGCTTGCTCGGTGGGGAAATTAAAGTGGAAAGTGAGGTGGATGCCGGTAGTACATTTACCTTGTTTTTACCCTATCATCGTGCAAGCGGTAAAAGCGATGTGCTTTCGCAATCCAATGCGCTTTACATGCCGGCCTTACCGCCTAACGTAATTTATACGCGTTCATCAAATTCAGAAACCGTGATTGATGCGGAATATACCAGCGTGCAAAAAAGTGCGATTGTTCCGTTAAGTCCAGATGCGGAACAAAATTTTGATGACCGTGCGCTCATAGCGGAAGGTGACCCGGCCGTGTTAATTGTGGAAGATAATTCCGAGCGCGCAAAAATGTTGTTGAACGCTGCGCGTGAACAAAACTTTAAAGGAATTGTTACGTCATCTGGTGATGCTGTTCTTACTTTAGCGCGTGACTACTTACCTTCAGCGGTGATGCTAGGTTCGCAAATGGATGAAGCTAATGGTTACGCGATTTTGGAACGTTTAAAACGCGACCCTGCAACTCGTCATATTCCGGTGCATATTATTTCTCGCCTTGCTGCTGAAGAAGTAAATTCGCAAGATCAGGAACGTGAGCGGAGTTTGACACTCGGCGCTATTTCACATTTGGCCGAACCAATTACACAGGAATCATTGCAAGCAGAATTTCAGCGTATTCAACGTTATTTAATTCGCGACAAGCGCAGTTTGCTTGTTGTTGAGGACGATGAAATTCAACGCAACAGTATTATGGAATTAATTGGTACCGAAGATGTGCATATTTATGCTGTCGGTAGCGGTAAAGAAGCGCTTAAAGCTCTAGGTGAAAGTCATTTTGATTGCGTGGTGCTCGATTTAACCTTGCCCGATATGAATGGCTTCGATGTGCTGGAAGCCATGAGTGAAGATGAGGTTATGCGCGATGTACCCGTAGTGGTTTACACCGCGAAGGATTTAAACCGTAAAGAAATTACCAAGTTGAAGCGCATTGCAAAAACCGTGGTGGTAAAAGATGCGCGTTCACCCGAGCGTTTGCTGAATGAAACCTCTTTATTTCTGCACCGTGCACACGCAAGTATGCCAGAGCAACAACGCAAAATGATTGATGCAATTCAGGAAGCTGACGGTGGCTTAAGTGGACGCAGTGTGTTGATTGTGGATGACGACTTGCGCAATATTTTCGCCTTGAGTTCAGTATTGGAACGCCAAAATATGAAGGTATCTTTTGCAGAAAACGGGCGCGACGGTATTGAGGTATTACAAAAAGATCCATCCATAGAAATTGTGCTAATGGATATCATGATGCCAGAGATGGATGGTTACGACACCATGCGTGCGATTCGAAAAATTCCGCGCTTCAAATCGCTGCCGATCATTACGCTTACTGCAAAAGCGATGAAAGGTGATAAAGATAAATGTATTGCTGCAGGTGCATCGGATTACATTACCAAACCGGTGGACGTTGCGCAGTTGTTGTCGTTAATGCGGGTTTGGTTGCATTAG
- a CDS encoding two-component system response regulator, whose amino-acid sequence MQSEESLPKVLIVNDDASTLLALAGMLEDPENPKYEVFTVQSGEEALRKVLKHNFAVILLDISMPTMDGFETAEAIHAHPRSASVPIIFVTAYYGDEFNRLKGYQKGAADYLFAPLIPKIVQSKVAVFVELNQKNIELERKTIELEAINTDLRIQRMQDLERVNIALKTEVHERRIAEQRATELATRDTLTGLFNRRSLLERLKHSIVQAARRGEGLALMFLDLDKFKEINDTHGHEAGDELLKRVANHLTTAVRESDLVARLGGDEFVILLEGFSDTSDVVKVARKIVNAHLEPMVIGSQKVKTSTTIGISFYPEDGSSAEELLKNADLAMYHAKQQQRGSIQFFHEELNATERLRTQFEQEVLLAIKDNQFELYYQPKIEIESGRPTGIEALLYWHHPRDGLLAPDYFLGRVAQSTQASRVSDWVINAACKQMQAWKKLIPGFNLPIAINLDIAHLQPDFFGNIALAMQECEVEPSSFQFEICESAVVNDLARAAAIFRELSDGGVSIILDGFGAGFCSLAALKALPIAEVKIDPRLMHSSGKQYNFLPAQTAFPGDTSIVYALMAMARAFNLHVLVNGVETQEQFDALKALGCDEYQGGFFSQPLPADDLLQRLQLTTALSCSA is encoded by the coding sequence ATGCAATCTGAAGAGTCACTTCCCAAGGTTTTAATAGTCAACGATGACGCCTCAACCTTGCTGGCGCTGGCCGGTATGTTGGAGGACCCCGAGAACCCGAAATACGAAGTCTTCACCGTACAGTCGGGTGAGGAAGCGCTGCGCAAGGTTTTGAAACACAATTTTGCCGTGATTTTGCTCGATATCAGCATGCCGACAATGGATGGTTTTGAAACAGCGGAAGCTATTCACGCACACCCACGTTCGGCATCTGTTCCTATTATTTTTGTCACCGCCTATTACGGCGATGAATTCAACCGCCTGAAAGGCTATCAAAAAGGCGCAGCCGATTATTTATTTGCGCCGCTCATTCCAAAAATTGTGCAATCTAAAGTTGCCGTATTTGTTGAGCTCAATCAAAAAAATATCGAGCTCGAGCGTAAGACTATTGAGCTAGAAGCCATTAATACTGATTTGCGCATCCAGCGCATGCAGGATCTTGAACGCGTTAACATCGCCCTTAAAACAGAAGTGCATGAGCGCCGTATTGCAGAGCAGCGTGCTACCGAATTAGCAACGCGCGATACGCTTACAGGATTGTTTAATCGCCGTTCGCTGTTGGAGCGTTTAAAACATTCTATCGTTCAGGCGGCGCGGCGCGGCGAAGGCCTTGCATTAATGTTTTTGGATTTGGATAAATTCAAAGAAATTAACGATACCCATGGCCATGAAGCTGGGGATGAACTTTTAAAGCGGGTTGCGAATCATTTAACCACCGCTGTGCGCGAATCAGATTTGGTGGCGCGTTTGGGTGGTGATGAGTTTGTAATTTTGCTGGAAGGATTTTCTGACACGTCTGACGTAGTTAAAGTCGCCAGAAAAATTGTTAATGCGCATCTTGAGCCTATGGTGATTGGTTCGCAAAAGGTGAAAACATCTACCACTATAGGCATTAGTTTTTACCCGGAAGACGGTAGCTCGGCAGAAGAATTATTAAAAAACGCAGACCTTGCCATGTACCACGCCAAACAACAGCAACGTGGTTCCATACAATTTTTTCACGAAGAACTAAATGCGACAGAGCGTTTACGTACCCAGTTTGAGCAGGAAGTTTTGCTCGCCATAAAAGACAATCAATTCGAGCTTTATTATCAACCAAAAATTGAAATTGAATCTGGCAGGCCTACGGGTATTGAAGCGCTTTTGTATTGGCATCATCCGCGCGATGGCTTGTTAGCACCTGATTATTTTCTTGGGCGTGTTGCGCAAAGTACCCAGGCTTCACGTGTGAGTGATTGGGTCATCAACGCCGCTTGTAAGCAAATGCAGGCGTGGAAAAAATTAATTCCAGGCTTTAATTTGCCTATTGCTATCAATTTAGATATTGCGCATTTACAACCGGATTTTTTTGGAAACATTGCACTCGCTATGCAAGAGTGCGAGGTGGAACCTTCCAGCTTCCAGTTTGAAATTTGTGAATCTGCCGTGGTGAATGATTTGGCCAGAGCGGCAGCTATTTTTCGTGAATTGAGCGATGGCGGCGTGAGTATTATTTTAGATGGATTCGGTGCAGGTTTTTGTTCGCTTGCCGCATTAAAAGCTTTGCCTATCGCGGAAGTAAAGATTGATCCACGCTTAATGCACAGCTCCGGCAAACAATATAATTTTTTGCCGGCGCAAACTGCATTTCCCGGTGATACCTCAATTGTGTATGCACTTATGGCTATGGCGCGTGCGTTTAATTTGCATGTGCTTGTTAATGGTGTGGAAACACAAGAACAATTCGATGCGTTAAAAGCCCTGGGTTGCGATGAATATCAGGGCGGCTTTTTTAGCCAACCCTTACCTGCAGATGATCTGCTACAACGGTTGCAACTCACCACTGCGCTGAGTTGTTCGGCCTAA
- a CDS encoding DUF5985 family protein: MAAVIYALCAGTSLLCAILLLRGYFKSRYRLLMWAGWCFIFVTINNLLVIADKFLVPDYNLLNLRLSMALAGLILLLYGLIFDE, from the coding sequence ATGGCTGCTGTAATTTACGCATTGTGTGCCGGAACCTCTCTCTTGTGTGCGATTTTGCTGCTACGCGGCTATTTTAAAAGCCGCTACCGCTTATTAATGTGGGCGGGGTGGTGTTTTATTTTCGTCACCATCAATAATTTATTGGTGATTGCAGACAAGTTTTTAGTTCCCGATTACAACCTGTTAAACCTGCGACTTTCGATGGCGCTCGCGGGTCTTATTTTATTATTGTATGGATTGATATTTGATGAGTAA
- a CDS encoding DUF5985 family protein, with protein MSELLLGAIATCCFIAGLFFLRFWKTTHDRFFLFFALSFLIEAVNRVSLVIFFDLREGSPVYYLVRFVAYSFIVIAILDKNRQNKQKNNE; from the coding sequence ATGAGCGAATTACTACTGGGCGCCATAGCAACTTGCTGTTTTATTGCAGGCTTGTTTTTTTTGCGATTTTGGAAAACCACCCATGACAGGTTCTTCCTGTTCTTCGCACTATCTTTTTTGATTGAAGCGGTAAACCGCGTTTCCCTGGTTATCTTTTTTGACTTGCGGGAGGGTTCGCCCGTTTACTATTTAGTAAGATTCGTGGCTTACAGCTTTATTGTGATTGCGATATTGGACAAAAACCGACAGAACAAACAAAAAAATAACGAATGA
- a CDS encoding MBL fold metallo-hydrolase, which yields MFISKFKNLALAASLLSSAALMTLGSTAAMAAAPLAKTPAPGYFRLMLGTYEVTALSDGTVDLPMEKLLVEPEAKTTEALAKAFLKTPVETSVNAYLINTGSKLVLIDTGAGGLFGPTLGKLIANLKASGYQPEQIDDIFITHMHGDHVGGLATKGAINFPKATVHADQRESVYWLSAANMEKAPADKKGMYQGAMDSLNPYLAAKKVDLFKGSSELVPGVKSYSTYGHTEGHTVYVVESEGQKLLLIGDLIHVAAVQLDNPEVTIAFDTDQKEAAKMREKVFTEAAQQGALVGASHIQFPGLGHLKKSGKSYQWVPVNFTQMR from the coding sequence ATGTTTATCAGCAAATTTAAAAACCTGGCGCTCGCTGCATCGCTATTATCTTCTGCCGCTTTGATGACCTTAGGTAGCACGGCTGCAATGGCGGCAGCGCCCTTGGCCAAAACCCCGGCACCGGGTTATTTCCGCCTTATGCTGGGCACATATGAAGTCACCGCGCTTAGCGATGGCACCGTTGATTTGCCCATGGAAAAGTTATTGGTGGAGCCCGAAGCAAAAACGACAGAAGCTTTGGCAAAAGCCTTCCTTAAAACACCCGTGGAAACCTCTGTGAATGCCTACCTGATTAATACCGGTAGCAAGTTGGTATTGATTGATACGGGCGCTGGCGGTTTGTTTGGTCCTACCTTGGGCAAACTTATCGCAAACCTGAAAGCATCCGGTTATCAACCAGAGCAAATTGACGATATTTTTATTACGCATATGCATGGCGATCACGTTGGCGGTTTGGCAACCAAGGGTGCCATAAATTTTCCTAAAGCTACCGTTCACGCCGATCAACGCGAATCAGTTTATTGGTTAAGCGCGGCCAATATGGAAAAAGCGCCAGCAGATAAAAAAGGAATGTACCAAGGCGCAATGGATTCTTTGAATCCTTATCTTGCAGCCAAGAAAGTTGATTTGTTTAAAGGTAGTTCCGAGTTGGTGCCCGGTGTGAAATCCTATTCAACTTATGGACATACCGAGGGCCATACCGTTTATGTGGTGGAAAGTGAAGGTCAAAAATTATTATTGATTGGCGACTTGATTCACGTAGCCGCTGTGCAACTGGATAATCCAGAAGTAACTATTGCATTTGATACCGACCAAAAAGAAGCTGCAAAAATGCGTGAAAAAGTTTTTACAGAGGCTGCCCAGCAGGGCGCATTGGTGGGGGCGTCTCACATTCAGTTTCCAGGGCTTGGTCACTTGAAAAAATCTGGCAAGTCTTACCAGTGGGTTCCCGTAAACTTTACACAAATGCGCTAA